From the genome of Pirellulaceae bacterium, one region includes:
- a CDS encoding cytochrome c oxidase assembly protein: MTLLNETLWNWSSPVWLTAGVLSALYVLFLMRDFWRTCWFACGTIALVFAFISPLGVLADGYLFSAHMLQHLLLLLIVPLCWTLSLPDTSELPWLDQKRFAPLFRILAIPTVGWISGLGVMWFWHVPSLCSAATESPFIGVIRSTMFLAAGMAFWWPVYSPVRRTRLPAPVGIVYLFTACLGCTLLGIYITFTPLSVCPAFANPIDRIGILNMLYDKGFTPSVDQQLAGLLMWVPPCSLYIAAILSLLRRWYAEAPSLSEVSPSTRTSRP; encoded by the coding sequence ATGACTCTGCTCAACGAAACGTTATGGAATTGGTCTTCACCTGTCTGGTTAACAGCCGGTGTTTTGAGCGCGCTTTACGTTTTATTTCTGATGCGGGATTTCTGGAGAACCTGTTGGTTTGCTTGCGGAACCATCGCCTTGGTGTTTGCCTTTATTTCTCCCTTGGGTGTCTTGGCTGACGGCTATCTGTTCAGTGCTCACATGCTGCAGCACTTGCTCCTTTTACTGATAGTCCCCTTATGCTGGACCCTGAGTCTTCCCGATACGAGTGAACTGCCGTGGCTCGACCAAAAACGTTTTGCCCCACTGTTCCGCATCCTCGCGATACCGACGGTGGGTTGGATCTCCGGCTTGGGAGTCATGTGGTTTTGGCACGTTCCATCGCTCTGTAGCGCCGCGACCGAATCCCCATTCATTGGCGTAATCCGCAGCACCATGTTTTTAGCCGCCGGCATGGCGTTCTGGTGGCCCGTCTACTCACCCGTTCGCCGAACACGATTGCCAGCCCCGGTGGGAATTGTCTACCTGTTTACCGCCTGTTTAGGCTGCACTTTACTCGGCATTTATATCACCTTTACGCCATTGAGCGTCTGTCCTGCTTTCGCGAACCCGATCGACCGCATTGGCATTCTGAACATGCTTTATGACAAAGGGTTTACTCCCTCCGTCGACCAACAATTAGCCGGTCTATTGATGTGGGTCCCACCGTGCAGCTTATACATCGCAGCGATACTCAGCTTGCTTCGGCGTTGGTATGCCGAAGCACCGAGTCTTTCCGAAGTCAGCCCGTCGACAAGGACCTCCCGACCATGA
- the ctaD gene encoding cytochrome c oxidase subunit I, which produces MSSSHQNSDASSPASSGRMLSWFSTVDHKRIGILYISTALVFLGVGGFEALLMRFQLIVPKNDFISPEFFNQLFTMHGTTMVFLVGMPMLVGFANYFVPLMIGARDVAFPRLNAMSYWLFPSGGLLLYYSFFTGQAPDAGWFSYAPLSTKPYNLMQAQDYWIIGLACLGVGSIATSINILVTVLNCRAPGMSVQRVPLFVWMAMMTAILTILAIPALNAALAMLLIDRWLGAAFFEPARGGSAVLWQHYFWVFGHPEVYILILPAFGMISEVIPVFSRKPIYGYVFVAGSAAVIVLLSYTVWAHHMFAVGLGMGADIFFAVGTLLIALPTGIKIFNWTATMWGGSIQLTTSMMFAVAFLIEFVIGGLTGVMFAAVPIDWQLTDTYFVVAHFHYVLIGGTVFGLFSAGYYWFPKMTGRMLNERLGKIQFWLWVVGFNATFMVQHFLGVMGMPRRVYTYADNWGWALLNAVATVGAVLMAFGTLVLLWNIFISLRSGAVAGDNPWGGYTLEWGTTSPPPPENFSSLPEIKSRRPVWDRDHPELADWKSAPTTEDKGSRPNSYILCAGSFVASEVVFFILLLVSYVVFNSREPDGPTAASSLNVMRTGIFTCFLLASSVTFWLAERNLRADRQAGFRKWLLITILLGATFILGQAWEYTGLIMNGITINRNLFASTFFTVTGFHGLHVLAGLVALSILLILASRAYFTPKNSSVVTAVGVYWHFVDVVWIAVFSIIYLGFLQQ; this is translated from the coding sequence GTGAGCTCGTCCCACCAGAACTCCGACGCTTCATCACCTGCTTCCAGCGGCCGCATGCTGTCATGGTTTAGCACGGTTGATCACAAGCGCATCGGTATTTTGTACATTTCGACGGCTTTGGTATTCCTCGGCGTGGGTGGATTCGAAGCCTTGTTGATGCGATTCCAATTAATCGTGCCCAAGAATGACTTCATATCGCCAGAGTTTTTCAACCAGCTCTTCACGATGCACGGCACCACGATGGTCTTTCTCGTGGGCATGCCGATGCTGGTCGGCTTTGCAAATTACTTTGTGCCCTTAATGATTGGCGCTCGGGATGTGGCCTTTCCGCGGCTCAACGCCATGAGCTACTGGTTGTTCCCAAGTGGCGGATTACTCTTGTACTACAGTTTTTTCACGGGACAGGCGCCGGATGCTGGCTGGTTCAGTTATGCACCCTTGTCGACGAAACCGTACAACTTAATGCAGGCACAGGACTACTGGATCATTGGGCTCGCCTGCCTTGGCGTCGGCTCGATCGCCACATCCATCAATATTTTGGTCACGGTACTTAATTGTCGAGCACCGGGCATGAGCGTGCAGCGAGTGCCGCTGTTTGTCTGGATGGCGATGATGACAGCCATCTTGACCATCCTCGCAATCCCGGCCTTGAATGCGGCTTTAGCCATGCTTTTGATCGATCGCTGGCTAGGGGCTGCGTTTTTCGAGCCCGCACGGGGCGGTTCCGCCGTTCTTTGGCAACATTATTTCTGGGTGTTTGGTCACCCAGAGGTCTACATCTTAATCCTGCCGGCATTTGGGATGATTTCGGAGGTCATTCCGGTTTTTTCCCGCAAACCGATTTATGGTTACGTGTTTGTTGCCGGATCGGCAGCCGTCATCGTGCTCCTCAGCTATACCGTGTGGGCGCATCACATGTTCGCGGTAGGACTCGGGATGGGAGCCGACATCTTTTTCGCTGTCGGGACCCTTCTGATCGCCCTTCCAACGGGCATTAAGATTTTCAATTGGACCGCCACCATGTGGGGAGGCTCCATCCAGTTGACAACCTCCATGATGTTTGCCGTCGCATTTTTGATCGAGTTCGTGATCGGCGGTTTAACAGGCGTGATGTTTGCTGCAGTTCCAATCGATTGGCAGCTCACCGACACCTACTTCGTCGTTGCTCACTTTCATTATGTGCTGATCGGCGGCACGGTTTTTGGTCTTTTTTCGGCAGGCTACTACTGGTTTCCCAAGATGACCGGCCGAATGTTGAATGAACGACTGGGGAAAATTCAATTCTGGCTCTGGGTTGTCGGCTTCAACGCCACCTTCATGGTGCAACATTTTCTCGGCGTCATGGGGATGCCAAGACGTGTCTATACCTACGCAGACAATTGGGGTTGGGCCCTGCTAAACGCGGTAGCGACGGTGGGCGCCGTACTGATGGCTTTCGGCACTCTCGTTCTGCTGTGGAACATCTTCATCAGCCTTCGCTCCGGTGCTGTCGCCGGCGACAATCCATGGGGCGGTTACACGCTCGAGTGGGGCACGACATCACCTCCTCCGCCAGAGAATTTCAGCTCGCTACCCGAGATCAAAAGTCGTCGCCCGGTCTGGGATAGGGACCACCCCGAGTTAGCTGATTGGAAATCGGCTCCCACCACCGAGGACAAGGGTTCGCGACCGAATTCCTACATTCTCTGCGCCGGATCGTTCGTGGCATCCGAAGTGGTATTTTTCATCCTGCTGCTAGTATCCTATGTGGTCTTTAATAGTCGTGAGCCTGACGGCCCGACGGCTGCGAGCTCCTTGAACGTGATGCGAACCGGCATCTTCACCTGTTTTTTGTTAGCCAGCAGCGTGACCTTTTGGTTGGCTGAACGAAACCTACGTGCCGATCGGCAGGCCGGCTTTCGCAAGTGGCTGCTGATCACGATCCTGTTGGGCGCCACCTTCATCCTTGGACAGGCCTGGGAATACACCGGGCTGATCATGAATGGAATTACTATCAATCGAAACCTGTTTGCATCAACGTTCTTCACCGTAACAGGCTTCCATGGTTTGCATGTTTTGGCTGGTCTCGTGGCTCTTTCCATCCTGCTAATTTTGGCAAGTCGTGCATACTTCACACCGAAGAATTCCTCGGTCGTTACCGCCGTTGGCGTCTATTGGCATTTTGTGGATGTCGTGTGGATCGCCGTCTTCAGCATCATCTACCTCGGATTCCTCCAACAATGA
- a CDS encoding ubiquinol-cytochrome c reductase iron-sulfur subunit, with the protein MNDSTVPPPCSGSDDDRRSFFTWLSVGLSAFIGMVITLPGIGFVLAPVFRQPPRKWRSVGKVADFPLNKTMLVNYEDPSPEIWAGVTAKTGSWVRRIGEKQFITFSINCRHLGCPVRWEEDANLFMCPCHGGVYYPDGEVAAGPPPQPLDRYEWRIQGEELQILTGPIPLTTFEKSLT; encoded by the coding sequence ATGAATGATTCAACGGTTCCCCCACCGTGTTCCGGCTCCGATGATGACCGGCGTTCCTTTTTCACCTGGCTCTCAGTTGGGTTATCGGCTTTTATCGGTATGGTCATCACGTTACCGGGCATCGGCTTTGTTTTAGCTCCCGTTTTTCGCCAACCGCCCCGTAAATGGCGATCGGTAGGCAAGGTGGCCGATTTCCCCTTAAACAAAACGATGCTCGTAAACTACGAAGATCCTTCGCCGGAGATTTGGGCAGGGGTGACTGCCAAAACGGGATCATGGGTGCGACGCATCGGCGAAAAACAGTTCATCACCTTTTCGATCAACTGTCGACATTTGGGCTGTCCCGTGCGTTGGGAGGAGGACGCGAACCTTTTCATGTGCCCTTGCCACGGGGGTGTTTATTACCCAGATGGCGAGGTGGCTGCCGGCCCTCCCCCTCAACCCTTGGACCGCTACGAATGGCGAATCCAAGGCGAGGAACTCCAGATTTTGACAGGCCCCATTCCATTGACGACTTTTGAGAAGTCCCTAACCTAA
- the coxB gene encoding cytochrome c oxidase subunit II: MTSRVPVFDPASPQAQAINDLFVQVLLISAGIFMIVAGLICIAVWRFRTNKSLPEQDFGSERKEIAWLVGPVIIVLWIAAISAKLILTLNAVPKAHPTAEGAADLIVTGHQWWWEVQYSGTNIVGANEVHIPINKKLRVKLQSADVIHCFWVPRLARKMDAIPGRENYIWLEADEEGIYQGRCAEFCGHQHAWMNFKVYAHTAERYQKWQQGHEVTPPAPTETPAVAGKTLFLTLTCNKCHTIAGTPAKAMIGPDLTHLASRKELGGGVLKNTPENLRSWLKDPQTHKPGCKMPNFKLTDEHLDQLVAYLETCK; encoded by the coding sequence ATGACCTCTCGTGTTCCCGTCTTTGATCCTGCTTCGCCACAGGCCCAAGCCATCAATGATCTTTTTGTTCAGGTTTTATTAATTAGCGCCGGAATCTTCATGATTGTGGCGGGCTTAATCTGCATTGCGGTTTGGCGTTTCCGCACGAACAAGTCTTTGCCTGAACAGGACTTTGGTAGTGAGCGCAAGGAAATCGCTTGGCTGGTCGGCCCCGTGATCATTGTGCTTTGGATTGCTGCCATCAGCGCAAAACTGATTTTGACATTGAATGCCGTACCCAAAGCCCATCCAACGGCGGAAGGTGCAGCGGATCTGATCGTGACTGGACATCAATGGTGGTGGGAGGTGCAATATTCGGGCACGAATATTGTGGGTGCCAATGAAGTGCACATTCCGATCAATAAAAAATTGCGAGTCAAATTGCAATCCGCGGACGTGATTCATTGCTTCTGGGTACCGCGCCTTGCGCGGAAGATGGATGCGATTCCTGGACGTGAAAACTACATTTGGCTGGAGGCGGATGAAGAGGGCATTTATCAGGGACGTTGTGCCGAATTCTGCGGCCACCAACATGCTTGGATGAATTTCAAAGTCTACGCGCACACGGCCGAACGTTATCAAAAGTGGCAACAGGGTCATGAAGTGACCCCGCCCGCCCCAACGGAAACGCCAGCGGTAGCCGGCAAGACCTTGTTTTTGACGCTGACTTGCAATAAGTGCCACACGATCGCTGGCACCCCTGCCAAGGCGATGATCGGTCCTGATTTAACCCATCTCGCCTCGCGGAAGGAATTGGGAGGCGGTGTGCTAAAAAATACGCCAGAAAATTTGCGGAGCTGGTTAAAAGATCCGCAAACACACAAACCAGGTTGCAAAATGCCAAATTTCAAATTGACGGACGAACATCTCGATCAACTTGTCGCCTATCTGGAGACATGTAAGTGA